A genome region from Blautia coccoides includes the following:
- a CDS encoding RidA family protein, giving the protein MKKEVFTPKGMKVFGGPVAEAVIAGGFAFVSGQIALDPETGDIIHGTIQEETRAALSNLKLLVEEMGASLEDVVKCDVFLSTMKDFDAMNEIYAEFFGTECPPARCGVALELWGGMKIEVGAIVKL; this is encoded by the coding sequence ATGAAGAAAGAAGTATTTACCCCAAAAGGAATGAAGGTATTCGGGGGACCCGTGGCTGAGGCAGTTATTGCAGGGGGATTTGCTTTTGTTTCAGGACAAATTGCCCTGGATCCTGAGACAGGTGATATTATTCACGGAACGATCCAGGAGGAGACAAGGGCAGCTCTCAGCAATCTGAAGCTGCTGGTGGAGGAGATGGGAGCCTCTCTGGAGGATGTGGTGAAATGCGATGTGTTCTTATCCACGATGAAAGATTTTGATGCCATGAATGAAATATATGCAGAATTTTTCGGCACCGAATGTCCGCCGGCCAGATGCGGCGTTGCCCTTGAACTGTGGGGCGGCATGAAGATTGAAGTGGGAGCCATTGTAAAACTGTAG
- a CDS encoding trimethylamine methyltransferase family protein — protein MIINEVKRSELETIHEKTLYLLEHVGVDFEHTELLELYRKQGIRTEGNRVYFDRKTVERALSTVPPSFILKTPFEELKIGEGGQAISSSSGARKILRDNNVYDPTPQDYVNIRKLDASSSMINLSSSPLTYVPAFPKERAEVIKGALTLKYSTHPVIMSCFGKTDAEETIQLARDFYDTDEGYFTIGVGNVISPLRYAKDDIEGQLAYTKRNLPVVIACCAIPGMTSPVTLGGTIVQNNAEVLAGVIMTQLVNPGAPVVYGNTTYVSNMRKAMPVSWGCEEALFIQYAKAMADYYHVPCRTGGSLSMGKELDYQNGAETAMSLMTSLDVKADFIFHSFGEMDGLNVFSFEKYVLDEQMMAARKSVESIDIFSEEDMDLETIQEVGPGGNYLAEEETILRYRTEIYYPELYSLENYADWERNGRVSVEQKAKERVEKRLKEYTAPEYTEKQRAVLEKALEGFDL, from the coding sequence ATGATAATAAATGAAGTTAAACGATCAGAACTGGAAACAATCCATGAAAAAACTTTATATCTGCTGGAACATGTAGGCGTGGATTTTGAACACACGGAGCTTCTGGAGCTTTACAGAAAACAGGGAATACGCACAGAGGGAAACCGTGTATATTTTGACAGGAAAACAGTGGAGCGGGCGTTGTCCACAGTACCGCCCAGCTTTATACTGAAGACACCTTTTGAGGAACTGAAGATCGGAGAAGGAGGACAGGCCATCAGTTCTTCATCGGGAGCAAGGAAAATTCTGAGGGATAATAACGTGTATGATCCCACTCCGCAAGACTATGTGAATATCCGTAAACTGGACGCATCCAGCAGCATGATCAATCTGTCCAGCTCACCTCTGACCTATGTTCCGGCATTCCCAAAAGAGAGGGCAGAGGTTATCAAGGGAGCGCTTACTCTGAAGTATTCCACGCATCCTGTCATCATGTCCTGTTTTGGAAAGACGGATGCAGAGGAGACCATACAACTGGCCCGTGATTTTTATGATACAGACGAGGGCTATTTTACTATCGGTGTAGGAAATGTCATCTCACCTCTGCGCTATGCAAAGGATGATATAGAAGGACAGCTTGCCTACACAAAGAGAAATCTTCCGGTAGTGATCGCCTGCTGTGCGATCCCGGGTATGACCAGTCCGGTGACACTGGGCGGAACCATTGTCCAGAACAATGCGGAAGTGCTTGCTGGTGTTATTATGACCCAGCTTGTCAATCCGGGGGCACCGGTAGTCTATGGAAACACCACCTATGTCTCCAACATGAGAAAAGCCATGCCGGTATCCTGGGGCTGTGAGGAGGCACTGTTTATTCAATATGCAAAGGCTATGGCAGATTACTACCACGTGCCCTGCCGAACCGGAGGCTCCCTGTCCATGGGAAAAGAACTGGATTACCAGAATGGAGCGGAGACGGCCATGTCCCTTATGACCAGTCTTGATGTAAAGGCAGACTTTATTTTCCACTCCTTCGGGGAGATGGACGGCCTGAATGTCTTCAGCTTTGAGAAATATGTGCTGGACGAACAGATGATGGCTGCCAGAAAGTCTGTGGAGAGCATTGATATCTTCTCAGAGGAAGATATGGATCTGGAGACCATTCAGGAAGTGGGACCGGGCGGAAATTATCTGGCAGAGGAGGAAACCATCCTTCGTTACCGCACGGAAATCTACTATCCGGAGCTTTACAGCCTGGAAAATTATGCGGACTGGGAGAGAAACGGAAGAGTCTCCGTGGAACAAAAGGCAAAAGAAAGAGTGGAAAAACGCCTGAAAGAATACACGGCGCCGGAGTACACCGAAAAGCAGAGAGCTGTGCTTGAAAAAGCTCTGGAGGGATTTGACCTGTAA
- a CDS encoding sodium:solute symporter family protein: MTIIDNVVVVVCFIGILLVGYYFSKTSQDMDSFYKANRALPWSLVVGTLMASWYGGAGVVGTVGYSTTMGFAGFFIWSIGAHAVRFPLALWVAPRISVKAKGTIPDLLRVHYGKFAAVLGAIVIVITCLSIGEIAAVGYVGEGAWHADKVMVAAIVVAISIGVTCLGGLMGVAVTDMIFFFLMVTCVSSAFPKLFFDVGGLEGIKAALSGPAPEMLTVFGGIPIPQAAILIILCINLYKDPAFYQRFAAANSPKTGKRAMLLCFSIWLSFDVVTIMTGTIIRVRDTALAVQPEVTYVATVVEYLPVVAKGLFIVGILGAIISTLDSYYLIGGEIISNDIIYMLRGDRKLKDRVSITITRVAAVIFGIIGLFTAFRFDRVYDAFLFLSSISMTLLFVPIIAALMFDGKKTNVAGIASMIVGGVTWIVFQYIWPVTISGVTIDPVLIGLPLSFVAFLIGNRFGKDLSAERRLKGL, translated from the coding sequence ATGACCATTATTGATAACGTAGTAGTTGTTGTCTGTTTCATCGGTATTCTGCTGGTAGGTTATTATTTTTCAAAAACATCACAGGATATGGACAGTTTTTATAAAGCAAACAGGGCTTTGCCCTGGTCTCTGGTAGTCGGCACATTAATGGCGTCCTGGTATGGTGGTGCAGGTGTTGTGGGTACAGTTGGATATTCCACCACCATGGGTTTTGCCGGATTCTTTATCTGGTCTATCGGTGCCCATGCAGTGCGCTTTCCCCTTGCTCTGTGGGTGGCACCCAGGATTTCTGTAAAGGCAAAGGGTACAATTCCGGATCTTCTGAGGGTACATTACGGAAAATTTGCCGCTGTGTTGGGGGCTATAGTCATTGTGATCACCTGTCTTTCCATTGGAGAGATCGCGGCTGTAGGGTATGTAGGTGAAGGTGCCTGGCATGCAGACAAGGTGATGGTAGCGGCTATTGTTGTGGCTATCTCCATTGGAGTTACCTGTCTGGGCGGCCTCATGGGCGTAGCTGTTACGGATATGATATTCTTTTTCCTGATGGTTACCTGTGTGTCCTCCGCGTTTCCAAAGCTGTTTTTTGATGTGGGAGGACTGGAAGGAATCAAGGCAGCTCTGAGCGGCCCGGCTCCGGAGATGCTCACGGTCTTTGGAGGAATCCCAATTCCGCAGGCTGCAATTTTGATCATTCTCTGTATCAATTTGTATAAGGATCCGGCGTTTTATCAGAGATTCGCAGCCGCCAACTCTCCGAAGACAGGCAAAAGAGCCATGCTTTTGTGCTTTTCCATCTGGCTGTCCTTCGATGTAGTGACTATTATGACAGGAACGATCATCCGTGTACGTGATACCGCTCTGGCAGTCCAGCCGGAAGTTACCTATGTGGCAACTGTGGTGGAATATCTGCCGGTTGTGGCAAAAGGCCTGTTTATTGTAGGAATTCTGGGGGCGATCATCTCAACTTTGGACAGTTATTATCTGATCGGTGGGGAGATCATCTCCAATGATATTATCTACATGCTCCGAGGGGACAGAAAACTGAAAGACAGAGTCAGTATCACGATCACAAGAGTGGCTGCTGTTATTTTCGGTATTATCGGCCTCTTTACAGCATTCCGTTTTGACCGTGTGTACGATGCGTTTCTGTTTTTGAGCAGTATCAGTATGACCCTATTATTTGTGCCTATTATTGCAGCGCTGATGTTTGACGGCAAAAAGACAAACGTGGCAGGAATTGCAAGTATGATCGTGGGTGGTGTTACCTGGATCGTATTCCAGTATATATGGCCTGTGACCATATCGGGTGTAACCATTGACCCGGTTCTGATCGGTCTGCCTCTTTCCTTTGTGGCTTTCCTGATCGGAAACCGTTTCGGAAAAGATTTAAGTGCAGAACGCAGACTGAAAGGATTATAA
- a CDS encoding HAL/PAL/TAL family ammonia-lyase yields MKKVILGKKLTIEEFMAVVRFHAEVDFSNEYRQRVEKSRKIVETCVEEERVVYGTTTGFGALVTKTIGKEDAEKLQRNIILTHSTSVGEPFKEEEVRAIILMVLQSLGMGVSGVRMELLERYRDFLNKDLIPYTPREGSVGYLCAEGHIAAALIGEGRAYYRGELSDSKTALHRAGMEPFVLSYKEGLALLNGTSSPTALAAVAVYDLLKAVESADLVAAMSFEMLGGLLRAYDESVLNCRPQKELLETADIIKRMLHGSQVTTKAEGTHVQDPLSLRCIPQLHGAVKKTLRDAWAAVEVEINGCADNPIVCGAADDPQVFSNGNPDASYVGIEMDSACIAATAAAKMSERRNVRFLDEKLSPYPYFLIKKPGLNSGLMIPQYTQAGLLNDMKILSTPASVDSVTTSANQEDYVSMGYNACKKALGIAEKFEYVLAIELFSAYQAQQFVDPSLTRGEGTKAVLEAMKDLVPVMEEDIYLYPYLEKIRNWIHDGGLLESAGCVLKSEKNRK; encoded by the coding sequence ATGAAAAAGGTGATATTGGGCAAAAAACTGACCATAGAAGAATTTATGGCGGTGGTGCGGTTTCATGCAGAAGTGGATTTTTCTAATGAATACAGACAGCGTGTGGAGAAATCAAGAAAGATCGTAGAGACGTGTGTGGAGGAAGAACGTGTAGTATACGGCACCACTACCGGTTTTGGCGCGCTGGTCACAAAGACCATAGGGAAAGAGGATGCGGAGAAATTACAGAGGAATATAATACTGACCCATTCCACCAGTGTCGGGGAGCCATTCAAAGAGGAAGAGGTAAGAGCCATTATCCTGATGGTGCTGCAGAGCCTTGGCATGGGAGTCAGCGGTGTGCGCATGGAGCTGTTGGAGCGGTACCGGGATTTTTTGAACAAAGATCTGATACCGTATACACCACGGGAAGGTTCCGTGGGATATCTGTGTGCGGAGGGACATATCGCGGCAGCCTTGATCGGAGAGGGAAGAGCGTATTACCGGGGAGAACTCTCGGACAGCAAAACAGCACTTCACAGGGCAGGCATGGAACCCTTCGTGCTCAGCTATAAAGAGGGGCTGGCACTTCTGAACGGAACTTCTTCCCCTACAGCCCTGGCTGCTGTTGCCGTTTATGATCTGCTGAAAGCTGTGGAATCCGCCGACTTAGTGGCTGCCATGTCTTTTGAGATGCTGGGCGGGCTTCTGCGCGCCTATGATGAGAGTGTGTTAAACTGCCGTCCCCAGAAAGAGCTTCTGGAGACTGCCGACATTATCAAACGCATGCTGCACGGTTCCCAGGTGACAACAAAAGCCGAGGGGACTCATGTGCAGGACCCCTTATCTCTCAGATGTATCCCGCAGCTTCACGGCGCGGTGAAGAAGACATTAAGGGATGCCTGGGCTGCTGTTGAGGTGGAGATCAACGGATGCGCGGACAATCCTATTGTGTGTGGAGCAGCGGATGACCCGCAGGTGTTTTCCAATGGAAATCCAGACGCGTCCTATGTGGGGATCGAGATGGATTCTGCCTGTATTGCGGCCACAGCGGCGGCGAAAATGTCCGAGCGCAGAAATGTCCGTTTTCTGGATGAAAAACTGTCGCCGTATCCTTATTTCCTGATCAAAAAGCCAGGGTTGAATTCCGGTCTTATGATACCCCAGTATACACAGGCAGGGCTGCTCAATGATATGAAAATTTTATCCACCCCGGCCTCCGTGGACAGTGTGACCACCAGTGCCAATCAGGAGGACTATGTATCCATGGGATACAACGCATGCAAAAAAGCTCTCGGTATAGCAGAAAAGTTTGAGTATGTTCTGGCAATCGAACTGTTCTCCGCATATCAGGCACAGCAGTTTGTGGATCCTTCCCTTACAAGAGGAGAGGGGACAAAAGCGGTACTGGAAGCCATGAAAGACCTGGTTCCGGTCATGGAGGAGGATATTTACCTGTATCCTTATCTGGAGAAGATCAGGAACTGGATCCATGACGGAGGACTGTTAGAGAGCGCGGGATGCGTGCTGAAAAGTGAAAAAAACAGAAAATAA
- a CDS encoding aconitase X catalytic domain-containing protein, translating into MQLTQHQQDMLDGKYGKGTAYAMKIQVAIGESFGAEKMVPITRAHVALSNQEADLWFAEKMLAGGAKCRVTPTVNPGFCLEFFKNRDMVAPEYADLMQRTHNAYKALGAQLSYNCTPYIDTNVPNYREVTAFSESSATPYINAVWGARSNREGANSALCAAITGYVPEYGLLLDENRKGDILVDIQADVKNDFDYHIIGMLGKKIGEGIPVFTGFPKETITKEALRNLGAQLNTSGAYGMYHIVGFTPEAPDLETAFGGKKPKKTVVITNEDKKEILKEISLDGSRKIDFAMFGCPHFTLEEVKYIAEKLEGKKLEKEMWILTSSHVKEMAVRMGFDEIITGAGGFIVPDSCPDQPCWRHLTGKVGITESPKCAYYPQRRGIHFVIRDLDTCIEAALTGEVK; encoded by the coding sequence ATGCAGCTTACACAGCACCAGCAGGATATGCTGGACGGAAAATATGGAAAAGGGACAGCCTATGCCATGAAGATACAGGTGGCGATCGGAGAGTCCTTCGGAGCCGAAAAAATGGTTCCTATTACGAGAGCACATGTGGCTTTGTCGAATCAGGAGGCAGACCTGTGGTTTGCAGAAAAAATGCTGGCAGGAGGCGCAAAATGCCGTGTGACCCCAACAGTAAACCCCGGTTTTTGTCTGGAATTTTTCAAGAACAGGGATATGGTGGCACCAGAATATGCGGATCTGATGCAGAGAACACATAATGCCTACAAAGCACTGGGGGCACAGCTCAGCTATAACTGCACCCCTTATATCGATACCAATGTGCCAAATTACAGGGAGGTGACGGCCTTTTCTGAATCCAGCGCAACGCCTTACATCAACGCTGTGTGGGGAGCAAGGAGTAACCGGGAGGGTGCCAACAGCGCACTGTGTGCAGCCATTACAGGTTATGTACCGGAATACGGTCTTTTGCTGGATGAGAACCGGAAAGGGGATATCCTGGTGGACATACAGGCAGACGTAAAAAATGATTTTGACTATCATATCATCGGCATGCTGGGCAAAAAAATCGGGGAGGGTATTCCTGTCTTTACAGGATTTCCCAAGGAGACCATCACAAAAGAAGCACTGAGAAACCTGGGGGCACAGTTGAATACCTCAGGTGCCTACGGCATGTATCATATTGTGGGATTCACACCGGAGGCTCCCGATCTGGAGACTGCCTTTGGAGGAAAGAAGCCGAAGAAAACGGTGGTCATCACCAATGAGGATAAAAAAGAGATCCTAAAAGAAATATCTCTGGACGGCAGCAGGAAAATTGATTTTGCCATGTTCGGATGCCCTCATTTCACACTGGAGGAAGTAAAGTATATCGCAGAAAAACTGGAAGGAAAGAAACTGGAAAAAGAAATGTGGATCCTCACCTCCAGCCATGTAAAGGAGATGGCAGTCCGTATGGGATTTGATGAGATCATTACCGGCGCAGGCGGGTTTATAGTGCCTGACAGTTGTCCGGACCAGCCCTGCTGGAGACATCTGACAGGGAAAGTGGGAATCACGGAATCACCGAAATGTGCCTACTATCCGCAGAGAAGAGGAATCCATTTTGTTATCCGTGATCTGGATACATGTATCGAAGCAGCACTCACCGGGGAGGTAAAATGA
- a CDS encoding aconitase X swivel domain-containing protein translates to MGKKFKCHKISEGRAEAQAIISKDHIMFYLIDPATGTVIEKAHDLEGRSVAHKVLIFPGGKGSSVVQADGLYQLNQKENSPAAMIIEHPETVLVSSAIIMEVPMVDRVEPAFYQTVKDGDRIVVDADREIIEILEETEECK, encoded by the coding sequence ATGGGAAAAAAATTTAAATGCCATAAGATTTCTGAGGGACGCGCGGAAGCACAGGCCATTATATCAAAAGATCATATTATGTTCTACCTGATAGACCCGGCTACGGGAACAGTCATAGAGAAAGCGCATGATCTGGAGGGAAGATCCGTTGCCCATAAGGTGCTCATTTTTCCGGGCGGAAAGGGAAGTTCTGTGGTACAGGCAGATGGTCTTTATCAGTTGAACCAGAAGGAAAATTCACCGGCAGCTATGATCATTGAGCACCCGGAAACCGTTCTGGTGTCCAGCGCCATTATCATGGAAGTGCCCATGGTGGACCGGGTAGAGCCTGCGTTTTACCAAACCGTAAAAGACGGGGACAGGATCGTAGTGGACGCGGACCGGGAGATCATCGAAATCCTGGAGGAAACGGAGGAGTGCAAGTGA